A portion of the Cervus elaphus chromosome X, mCerEla1.1, whole genome shotgun sequence genome contains these proteins:
- the LOC122689218 gene encoding spermatid nuclear transition protein 3-like, which translates to MTKATRKPPQSRRVATRFASRKNGKKKTLCQRRCRGSMKARNMTMRARRPLQGALRKKIRSYATQSTKVKKTRKANCFFSRCGRKKLNRSQKRYQKMRQSQGRRQNQRRK; encoded by the exons ATGACTAAGGCAACCAGGAAGCCACCGCAGTCAAGAAGAGTTGCAACGCGGTTTGCTTCAaggaagaatggaaaaaagaagacCCTTTGTCAAAGGAGGTGCAGAGGCAGTATGAAG GCACGAAATATGACCATGAGGGCCAGAAGACCCCTACAAGGTGCCCTCAGAAAGAAAATCCGATCGTATGCCACTCAATCGACGAAggtgaagaaaacaagaaaagcaaacTGTTTCTTCTCTCGCTGTGGACGAAAGAAATTGAATCGAAGCCAAAAAAGGTACCAAAAGATGAGGCAGAgtcaaggaaggaggcagaatcaaaggagaaaataa